The Acidianus manzaensis genome has a window encoding:
- a CDS encoding hydantoinase/oxoprolinase N-terminal domain-containing protein: MPIKIGIDIGSTHTDVVALEGKNLLAADKVMTTQNLTDGLLNAITTVIQKLGERKNEINSLMIGTTHGLNALHQAKGLNRVAIIRIGLPAGEGVPPTFDWPENLNNFITHKYMIRGGHEYTGEEITELDEDKIKKIAEEINGKTDAIAITSIFSIVNPDHELRTREILKEKGINIPIILSHEIGGIGLLERENSTILNALILRIFENLIIKIKDLLSKLGIEDVKIFFAQNDGTVASEHFIKNYPIFTVAGPVSNSIRGAHLLTGIKNAIVMDIGGTTTNVGVLYDGYPRESSSIVEIVNIRTNFRMPDIYTLALGGGTVIKNEKIGPESVGYALTQKGISWNGDTLTTTDVAIAIKRITLENANPKLVLQKFPTDYLTNIYTKMKKMWENAIDLMKTSKTDIQVIAVGGGSIMIPDKLEGASTVIKPQNAQYANAIGATLTKIGATVERTFSYEQTSRESAIKNIIDEAKRIATTAGASNNTIEIREIEELQIPYLPGNSVKIKVKVVGEFS, encoded by the coding sequence TTGCCAATTAAAATAGGAATAGATATAGGAAGCACACACACCGACGTAGTTGCATTAGAAGGAAAAAATTTACTAGCAGCAGACAAAGTAATGACAACACAAAACCTTACAGACGGCCTATTAAACGCAATAACTACAGTAATACAAAAATTAGGAGAAAGAAAAAATGAAATAAACTCATTAATGATAGGAACAACTCACGGCCTAAACGCCCTACACCAAGCTAAAGGATTAAATAGAGTCGCAATCATCAGAATAGGCTTACCAGCAGGAGAAGGAGTCCCACCAACCTTCGATTGGCCAGAAAATCTCAACAATTTCATTACACACAAATACATGATAAGAGGAGGTCACGAATATACAGGAGAAGAAATAACAGAATTAGATGAAGATAAAATAAAGAAAATTGCAGAAGAGATTAATGGAAAAACAGACGCAATAGCAATAACATCAATATTCTCAATAGTCAATCCAGACCACGAATTAAGAACCAGAGAAATTCTAAAAGAAAAAGGAATTAACATACCCATAATATTATCACATGAAATAGGAGGAATAGGATTATTAGAAAGAGAAAACTCAACAATCCTAAACGCACTAATACTAAGAATTTTCGAAAATCTAATAATAAAAATAAAAGACTTACTATCCAAACTAGGCATAGAAGACGTAAAAATATTCTTCGCCCAAAACGATGGAACCGTAGCCTCAGAACACTTCATAAAAAACTATCCAATATTCACCGTAGCCGGTCCAGTATCAAACAGTATAAGAGGAGCACATTTACTAACAGGAATAAAAAACGCAATAGTCATGGACATCGGAGGAACCACAACCAACGTAGGAGTACTTTACGACGGATACCCAAGAGAATCCTCATCCATAGTAGAAATAGTTAATATAAGAACCAATTTCAGAATGCCAGACATATACACCCTAGCATTAGGCGGTGGAACAGTAATTAAAAATGAAAAAATAGGTCCAGAAAGCGTAGGTTACGCACTTACCCAAAAAGGAATTTCATGGAACGGCGACACACTAACAACAACTGACGTAGCAATAGCAATAAAAAGAATAACATTAGAAAACGCCAATCCCAAACTCGTACTACAGAAATTCCCTACAGACTATTTAACCAATATATACACCAAAATGAAAAAAATGTGGGAAAACGCAATAGACCTTATGAAAACCTCCAAAACAGACATCCAAGTAATAGCCGTAGGAGGAGGAAGCATAATGATACCAGACAAACTAGAAGGAGCCTCAACAGTAATAAAACCCCAAAACGCACAATACGCCAACGCAATAGGTGCAACACTAACAAAAATAGGTGCTACAGTAGAAAGAACATTCTCCTACGAACAAACCAGTAGAGAATCAGCAATAAAAAACATCATAGATGAAGCCAAAAGAATAGCAACCACCGCAGGCGCATCAAACAACACAATCGAAATCAGAGAAATAGAAGAATTACAAATACCATACCTACCAGGCAATTCAGTCAAAATAAAAGTCAAAGTAGTTGGCGAATTCTCATAA
- a CDS encoding DUF917 domain-containing protein, whose product MERLSINDVYSLAVGSSILGSGGGGNPFLGYRILKAKMIEMNIDYLEYTNEVMDSDFIIGVGGMGSPLIGVEKIPSGHEYYNSLMVLAGFIGKEPTKITPIEIGGINSIVPFIVSLMAKKPVVDGDFEGRAFPELYMTTMHFAGFRATPMSICDERGNCTVLDLVDDYYAEKVARDITVRFGGRGYISLYPCDGNGYINGGILGTVSLSYKLGGALVESGLDEMLGLSNGRVIFEGKVVDIKRYNLGGFALGVVELEGIEGYKDERAEVIFKNEYLGFIKNGEISYISPEIISLIDYSNHVVTSDSIKYGIKVRVVYIPVSNKWKEVGGYGVIRDMVYKEIMRIRQLL is encoded by the coding sequence ATGGAAAGGCTTTCGATAAATGATGTTTATAGTTTGGCTGTGGGTAGTTCTATATTGGGTTCTGGTGGTGGAGGGAATCCGTTTTTGGGTTATAGGATTCTTAAGGCTAAGATGATTGAAATGAATATAGATTATTTAGAATATACTAATGAAGTAATGGATAGTGATTTTATAATAGGAGTAGGGGGTATGGGTTCTCCTTTAATAGGGGTTGAAAAAATTCCTTCTGGGCATGAATATTATAATTCTCTGATGGTTTTAGCGGGATTTATTGGGAAGGAACCTACGAAAATAACGCCAATTGAGATAGGTGGAATAAATTCGATAGTGCCTTTCATAGTGTCGTTAATGGCTAAAAAGCCTGTGGTTGATGGTGATTTTGAAGGTAGGGCTTTTCCTGAGTTGTATATGACTACGATGCATTTTGCGGGTTTTAGAGCTACGCCTATGAGTATATGTGATGAGCGTGGGAATTGTACTGTCTTGGATCTTGTAGATGATTATTATGCTGAAAAGGTCGCTAGGGATATTACGGTTAGGTTTGGTGGGAGGGGTTATATTTCTTTGTATCCGTGTGATGGTAATGGGTATATTAATGGAGGTATTTTGGGTACGGTTAGTTTATCATATAAATTGGGTGGTGCTTTGGTTGAGAGTGGATTGGATGAGATGCTTGGTTTGAGTAATGGTAGGGTGATATTTGAGGGTAAGGTTGTTGATATTAAGAGGTATAATTTGGGGGGTTTTGCTTTGGGGGTGGTTGAGCTTGAGGGGATTGAGGGGTATAAGGATGAGAGGGCTGAGGTAATATTTAAGAATGAATATTTGGGTTTTATAAAAAATGGGGAAATATCTTATATTTCTCCGGAAATAATTAGTTTAATTGATTATAGTAATCATGTTGTTACTTCTGATTCGATAAAATATGGTATTAAGGTTAGAGTGGTGTATATTCCTGTATCTAATAAGTGGAAGGAGGTGGGAGGGTATGGTGTTATAAGAGATATGGTATATAAGGAAATTATGAGAATTCGCCAACTACTTTGA
- a CDS encoding Lrp/AsnC family transcriptional regulator, with amino-acid sequence MSWEEIFNKYLDEKDIKILKFLNNDANISDARIGKMIGLSKTSVRVRRLKLQNSGILKIVGVVILQNLGLPYADVMIKLNHDLVLREQYINKLISNDLVYEITEYMTEWDLLIRLFHKDTIKLKEEILKLINDKAVQDYKIYYVSRTYKAWGKSVLSNI; translated from the coding sequence ATGAGCTGGGAAGAAATATTTAATAAGTATCTAGATGAAAAAGATATTAAAATTTTAAAATTTTTAAATAATGATGCTAATATTTCAGATGCAAGAATAGGTAAGATGATAGGATTATCTAAAACTAGTGTAAGAGTTAGAAGATTAAAATTACAAAATAGCGGAATTCTTAAAATAGTAGGAGTTGTAATATTACAAAATTTAGGCTTACCTTATGCTGATGTCATGATTAAGTTAAACCATGATTTAGTTCTAAGGGAACAATATATTAACAAGCTAATTAGCAATGATTTGGTATATGAAATAACTGAATATATGACTGAATGGGACTTGCTTATCAGATTATTTCATAAAGACACGATAAAGCTAAAGGAAGAAATATTAAAACTGATAAACGACAAAGCAGTTCAAGATTACAAAATATATTACGTATCAAGAACCTACAAAGCTTGGGGAAAATCAGTCCTATCTAATATATAA
- a CDS encoding zinc ribbon domain-containing protein yields the protein MSIICPYCGYANPDEALYCMRCGARLNPGSFTGTFQQPYTQQDNLPKEMFDINNQMQGDISKPYESVKSFITRKKTIVKIMSNQVIRDGYINLKIESFVPAVITSAYIQNPYIPATYINPNVLNPGNTDVKIYFGNRSSLVPGESYILIMALNISPGNDNVPSIKLDMPTVVKYES from the coding sequence GTGTCTATAATTTGTCCTTATTGTGGATATGCTAATCCTGATGAAGCACTATACTGTATGAGATGTGGGGCTAGACTAAATCCAGGTTCATTTACTGGAACATTTCAACAGCCTTACACTCAGCAAGATAACTTACCAAAAGAAATGTTTGATATTAATAATCAAATGCAAGGGGATATATCTAAACCATATGAAAGTGTGAAAAGTTTCATAACAAGGAAAAAAACGATAGTTAAAATAATGAGTAATCAAGTAATAAGAGATGGTTATATAAATCTTAAAATTGAATCGTTTGTTCCAGCTGTCATAACTTCAGCTTATATTCAAAATCCTTACATTCCGGCAACTTATATTAATCCAAATGTATTAAATCCTGGAAATACTGATGTTAAAATATATTTTGGCAATAGAAGTTCTCTTGTACCTGGAGAAAGTTATATTTTAATTATGGCATTAAATATAAGTCCAGGAAATGATAATGTGCCATCAATAAAACTTGACATGCCGACTGTTGTAAAATATGAATCATGA
- a CDS encoding purine-cytosine permease family protein, translating into MAGKEEVGKNEEKSKYDDYSLKEVPKHSRYGFFNIFLVFSSVYGAIAVIWGGGALGYGLTFSQAVIAVLSGTLVLAVLGSLIASIGAYSGLSTYVMWRHPLGRLGGKIAGFLLISITTGIGWYAVETWLFGIVISEIFPNNPFFSVGVASIWGGILMIIMTYIGYRMLSFMSYFTIPFHIWLIGIGIAIVLSLKGGFTAVVSATPTHYMSLLDGISAIIGLYSAGTIISSDISRFSKSAKDAASAWISHIIFLYPFLILGGVAIVLVTGSYLITNAMLDLGMGVGVLLIIIFGQFIINTDNLYSGSLSLVNLYPMRREIASIINGIIGTAIAAFIGFIAGSSITPFEDFISLLGDFLPAMGGIVIADFFIVRKYFNKMNDPYKRYQFTPGNVYYNVNIAGVLALALGSIVGFFINLGIPAVNSLITGLLTYPLLYYLIKSLGKNPEILPYNYEGGDLK; encoded by the coding sequence ATGGCAGGAAAAGAAGAAGTTGGAAAAAATGAAGAAAAATCCAAATACGATGACTATTCATTAAAAGAAGTTCCTAAACATTCTAGATATGGTTTCTTCAATATTTTCCTAGTTTTTTCATCAGTATATGGAGCAATAGCTGTTATATGGGGAGGAGGCGCATTAGGCTATGGACTTACATTTTCGCAAGCTGTAATAGCTGTACTTTCAGGAACTTTAGTACTAGCAGTATTAGGTAGCTTAATCGCATCTATAGGAGCATATAGTGGACTTTCTACATACGTCATGTGGAGACATCCATTAGGAAGATTAGGTGGAAAAATAGCTGGATTCTTATTAATAAGTATAACTACAGGAATAGGATGGTATGCTGTAGAAACATGGTTATTTGGTATAGTTATAAGTGAAATATTTCCCAATAATCCATTTTTCTCTGTTGGAGTAGCATCAATTTGGGGTGGTATACTAATGATAATTATGACATACATAGGATATAGAATGCTATCTTTTATGAGCTATTTTACAATCCCATTCCATATATGGCTAATAGGTATAGGTATAGCAATAGTACTATCCCTTAAAGGTGGTTTTACTGCAGTTGTGTCTGCCACACCAACACATTATATGAGTCTATTAGATGGAATCTCAGCAATTATTGGACTATATAGTGCAGGTACAATAATATCTTCAGATATTTCTAGATTTTCCAAATCAGCTAAAGACGCTGCATCAGCCTGGATCTCCCATATAATATTCCTTTATCCATTCCTAATATTAGGAGGAGTAGCAATAGTCCTAGTTACAGGCTCCTATTTAATAACTAATGCCATGTTAGATTTAGGAATGGGAGTAGGCGTACTTTTGATAATAATTTTTGGTCAATTTATAATTAATACAGACAATTTATATAGTGGGTCCCTATCACTAGTTAACCTATATCCTATGAGACGCGAAATAGCATCAATAATTAACGGCATAATTGGAACCGCCATAGCTGCATTTATAGGTTTTATTGCTGGATCATCAATAACTCCTTTCGAAGATTTTATTTCATTATTAGGAGACTTTTTACCTGCTATGGGAGGAATCGTAATAGCCGATTTCTTCATAGTAAGAAAATATTTTAATAAAATGAATGACCCATATAAAAGATATCAGTTTACACCAGGTAACGTGTATTATAACGTAAACATTGCAGGCGTACTAGCTTTAGCATTAGGTTCAATTGTAGGATTTTTCATTAATTTAGGTATACCAGCTGTTAACTCTCTAATTACTGGATTATTAACATATCCATTATTATATTATTTAATTAAATCATTAGGAAAGAATCCAGAAATATTACCATATAATTATGAAGGAGGCGACTTAAAATGA
- a CDS encoding hydantoinase B/oxoprolinase family protein yields MINQFTLELIENGLEVAAQEMFYAFGRTAKSPVIYEVLDYAVGITDYKGRGLVAQAPGVPGFSGVLDFTIREVLDKWNNNIKEGDIIATNIPYSGGTHLNDVALIMPIFSRDKLLGFIVNKGHWSEIGGMHFGSWTSDATEVFQEGLQLPNIKLFVEGKPNKDVIDIISANSRMPSATLGDMEAQIASMKVALRRVNTLIDKYGLENVIEAMDKLIEDGAKLSKLRLSKLPKGVFEAEDYIDDDGISDNPVYVKAKVTITDDNFIVDFTGSSDQVKGPINSPLPATVSAVREIFMAITDPHASPNAGYFSTLKVIAPEGSIFNPKKPAPTSTYWESMSYATDLVWKALAPHIPDKLSAGHFLSILATILGGYNENTNEPFAIVEPQPGGWGACNEKDGESALVASGDGETYIASAEVYENRMPILVERISLNTEDGSGHGKYRGGFGIIKNYIIRSKEAYFTVSIGRSKFPPWGVNGGYNGPSNYAIIYEKGEEPKIIRKAASIKLKAGDKVSLHSAGGGGWGDPLDRDPELVLNDVKNEYINYNIAQKIYGVVIENGKINYQKTLELRSKLKNSKTK; encoded by the coding sequence ATGATTAATCAATTCACATTAGAATTAATAGAAAATGGACTAGAAGTAGCAGCTCAAGAAATGTTTTATGCTTTTGGAAGAACTGCAAAGAGTCCAGTTATATATGAAGTATTAGACTATGCTGTAGGAATAACTGATTATAAAGGTAGAGGTTTGGTCGCACAAGCACCTGGTGTACCTGGATTTTCTGGTGTTCTAGATTTTACAATAAGAGAAGTATTAGATAAATGGAATAATAATATAAAAGAAGGGGATATAATAGCTACTAATATACCATATTCTGGTGGAACTCACCTAAATGATGTAGCATTAATAATGCCAATATTTAGTAGAGACAAACTGTTAGGATTTATAGTAAATAAAGGACATTGGAGCGAAATAGGAGGAATGCATTTTGGAAGTTGGACATCAGATGCCACAGAAGTATTTCAAGAAGGACTTCAATTACCTAATATAAAATTATTCGTAGAAGGAAAGCCAAATAAGGATGTAATAGATATAATAAGTGCTAACTCAAGAATGCCTAGTGCAACATTAGGAGACATGGAAGCACAAATAGCCTCAATGAAAGTAGCATTAAGAAGAGTAAATACGCTGATTGATAAGTATGGATTAGAAAACGTAATAGAAGCAATGGATAAGTTAATTGAAGATGGGGCTAAATTAAGCAAATTAAGGTTAAGTAAATTACCTAAAGGAGTTTTTGAAGCAGAAGATTACATAGACGATGATGGAATTTCCGATAATCCAGTCTATGTTAAAGCAAAGGTCACTATAACTGATGATAATTTCATAGTAGATTTTACTGGTAGTTCTGATCAAGTCAAAGGACCAATTAATTCTCCATTACCAGCTACAGTATCGGCAGTAAGAGAAATATTTATGGCTATTACAGATCCTCATGCTTCACCTAATGCGGGTTACTTTTCCACTTTAAAAGTAATTGCACCAGAAGGCAGTATATTTAATCCTAAGAAACCAGCTCCTACTTCAACATACTGGGAATCAATGTCTTATGCTACTGATTTAGTGTGGAAAGCCCTAGCTCCTCACATACCAGATAAACTATCCGCAGGCCATTTTCTATCTATATTAGCTACAATATTAGGTGGTTATAATGAAAACACTAATGAACCTTTTGCTATTGTAGAACCGCAACCAGGAGGATGGGGAGCTTGTAACGAAAAAGATGGAGAAAGTGCACTAGTAGCTAGTGGCGATGGAGAAACATATATAGCATCTGCAGAAGTTTACGAAAATAGAATGCCAATCTTAGTTGAAAGAATATCATTAAATACTGAAGATGGATCAGGTCATGGTAAATATAGAGGAGGATTTGGAATTATAAAAAACTATATAATTAGATCTAAGGAAGCTTACTTCACAGTATCCATTGGAAGATCAAAATTCCCACCATGGGGAGTAAATGGAGGTTATAATGGTCCATCTAATTATGCTATAATTTATGAAAAAGGAGAAGAACCAAAAATTATTAGAAAAGCAGCGTCAATAAAATTGAAAGCCGGAGATAAAGTAAGCTTACATAGTGCAGGAGGCGGAGGATGGGGAGATCCATTAGACAGAGATCCAGAACTAGTTTTAAACGACGTGAAAAATGAGTATATAAATTACAATATCGCACAAAAAATATATGGAGTAGTAATAGAAAATGGAAAAATAAATTACCAAAAAACTCTTGAATTACGGAGTAAACTGAAAAACTCTAAGACTAAATAA
- a CDS encoding hydantoinase/oxoprolinase family protein: protein MIRVGIDIGGAFTDIVVYDTDSEEIQWIKNETTSEDPSIGVLNGIDWLNINLEATNEIIHGQTLAINTIIERKGAKIGLITTKGFRDILEIQRANRRDMYNFKYNKPVPFVPRYLRLEINERIDPKGDILVELNENEINEIYDRLKNENVEAIAVSLINSYVNPIHELKIKELIEKNKPDVIVTLSHEITREWREYERTNTTVLNAYIMPKMQKYLSKIEDELKKRNFKGNYFAMLSNGGVATFEFAKKFPVYTLESGPVAGVIGAIKIGEILGEKNLITMDGGSTTTKASLVKDLEPTIITDYYIGRDKYSSGYPVKVPTIDIVEIGNGGTSIAWIDETGNLRVGPRAAGAYPGPISYGKGGKEITVTDAYIACGFLNQNELLGGKIKINKDVALQAISAIANYYDVSIEEASYGIIKIANDNAVNVVRLVSIQRGYDPRDFTLIAYGGSGPMFAPFVADELEIKKIIIPAVPAGVFSAWGMLLADIRHDMVLSYPIRIDKENSIDIINEKFSSIERKIISTLVSEGFKEEDILITRYAEMRYYGQEHTVKVNIMPGVIGEKEIREIERRFHEAHELAYAFKLDSPIELVNFHVSGIVKTKSIPIKKKIVNNYEFSNSLISKRKVYFEGDYNEWNVYNKEKLLPNQYIYGPAIIEDPTSTAIILESQKSVLDEFGNLIIERD from the coding sequence ATGATAAGAGTAGGAATAGATATAGGAGGAGCTTTTACTGATATTGTAGTTTATGATACTGATTCTGAAGAAATTCAATGGATAAAGAATGAAACTACATCTGAAGATCCATCAATTGGAGTACTTAATGGAATAGATTGGCTAAATATAAATTTAGAAGCAACTAATGAAATTATACATGGACAAACGTTAGCTATTAACACTATAATAGAAAGGAAAGGAGCTAAGATTGGCTTAATCACTACAAAAGGTTTTCGAGATATTCTTGAAATTCAAAGAGCAAATAGAAGGGACATGTATAATTTTAAATATAATAAACCTGTTCCCTTTGTTCCAAGATATTTGAGATTAGAAATAAATGAAAGAATAGATCCTAAGGGAGATATTTTAGTAGAATTGAATGAAAATGAAATTAATGAAATATATGATAGATTAAAAAATGAGAATGTAGAAGCTATTGCAGTATCTTTAATTAATTCCTATGTTAATCCTATCCATGAATTAAAAATAAAAGAACTTATAGAAAAAAATAAACCTGACGTTATAGTAACATTATCTCATGAAATAACAAGGGAATGGAGAGAATATGAAAGAACTAACACTACAGTGCTTAATGCGTATATAATGCCGAAGATGCAAAAATATTTAAGCAAAATTGAGGATGAACTTAAAAAAAGAAATTTTAAAGGAAATTATTTTGCAATGCTTTCTAATGGCGGAGTAGCTACTTTTGAGTTTGCTAAAAAATTTCCCGTATATACTTTAGAATCTGGTCCTGTTGCAGGAGTTATAGGTGCAATTAAGATAGGAGAAATTCTTGGTGAGAAAAATCTTATAACAATGGATGGAGGAAGTACTACTACTAAGGCTAGTTTAGTAAAAGATTTAGAACCTACAATAATTACTGACTATTATATTGGAAGAGATAAGTATAGCTCTGGATATCCAGTAAAAGTACCTACAATAGATATTGTAGAAATAGGAAATGGTGGCACAAGTATTGCATGGATTGACGAAACCGGAAATTTAAGAGTAGGACCTAGAGCCGCTGGTGCTTATCCTGGTCCAATTTCTTATGGAAAAGGTGGTAAGGAAATAACTGTAACTGATGCGTATATTGCTTGTGGATTTCTAAATCAAAACGAATTATTGGGTGGAAAAATAAAGATAAATAAAGATGTTGCATTGCAAGCAATTTCTGCTATTGCAAATTACTACGATGTATCAATTGAAGAAGCATCATATGGAATTATAAAAATTGCTAACGATAATGCAGTAAACGTAGTAAGACTAGTATCTATCCAGAGGGGATATGATCCAAGAGACTTTACTTTAATAGCATATGGAGGATCTGGTCCTATGTTCGCACCTTTTGTAGCAGATGAATTAGAGATAAAGAAAATAATAATTCCAGCCGTTCCTGCAGGAGTATTTTCAGCATGGGGAATGTTACTAGCGGACATTAGACATGATATGGTATTATCATATCCTATTAGGATTGATAAAGAAAATAGCATTGACATAATAAATGAGAAATTCAGCAGTATAGAAAGAAAAATAATATCTACGTTAGTTTCAGAAGGCTTTAAGGAAGAAGATATCTTAATAACTAGATACGCTGAAATGAGATATTACGGTCAAGAGCACACTGTTAAAGTCAATATAATGCCAGGCGTCATAGGAGAGAAGGAAATTAGAGAAATAGAAAGAAGATTTCATGAAGCTCACGAACTTGCTTATGCATTTAAATTAGATAGTCCAATTGAACTAGTGAATTTCCACGTTAGTGGTATTGTAAAGACTAAATCAATTCCAATAAAAAAGAAGATAGTAAATAATTATGAATTTAGTAATTCTCTCATTAGTAAGAGAAAAGTATATTTTGAGGGAGACTACAATGAATGGAATGTATATAATAAAGAGAAACTTTTACCTAATCAATATATATATGGACCAGCTATTATTGAAGATCCTACTTCTACTGCGATAATTCTTGAAAGCCAAAAAAGTGTTTTAGACGAATTTGGTAATTTAATTATAGAGAGGGATTAA
- a CDS encoding DUF917 domain-containing protein: METYYIQTKDIQNLIIGASFLGTGGGGDPYIGGLMLKRELQNNSKKIEIISKVNTINQNSFVIGSAMMGAPIVMIEKIPNSSETKKALEAYSNFTGNKIDYITPLEMGGVNSTIPLITSAKTGIPVIDGDGMGRAFPELQMTTFYFYGIQPSPVVIFDEKGNISIVKGINGYWSEKIARTITVRYGGSAYIALYGTNIKTYFNSAILGTLTLALEIGQSINDMRLDDVLDKLKAIILFKGKVIDVNRKLDKGFSKGNVTIQGLENNNILKIDFQNEFLLATINNDIIASVPDLITVLDLFTFKPITTDRIKYGQKVIVVGIPSNNKLRSPNALKYIGPRAFGYNTDFIPLEQKVKKIAN, from the coding sequence ATGGAAACATATTACATTCAAACAAAAGATATTCAAAATCTAATTATAGGAGCTTCATTTTTAGGCACCGGTGGCGGAGGAGATCCATATATAGGAGGTCTTATGCTAAAAAGAGAATTACAAAATAATAGTAAAAAAATAGAAATAATAAGTAAAGTAAATACAATCAATCAAAATTCCTTCGTCATAGGAAGTGCAATGATGGGAGCACCAATTGTTATGATAGAAAAAATACCAAATAGTTCAGAAACAAAAAAAGCATTAGAAGCATACTCTAATTTCACAGGAAACAAAATAGATTATATAACTCCACTAGAAATGGGAGGAGTTAATTCCACCATCCCACTAATCACATCAGCCAAAACCGGAATACCAGTTATTGACGGTGATGGAATGGGAAGAGCATTCCCAGAACTACAAATGACCACTTTCTACTTCTATGGAATTCAACCCTCTCCAGTAGTCATCTTCGACGAAAAAGGAAATATAAGCATAGTTAAAGGCATTAACGGATATTGGTCAGAGAAAATAGCAAGAACAATTACAGTAAGATACGGAGGAAGCGCATACATAGCTCTATACGGTACTAACATAAAAACATATTTCAACTCAGCCATACTAGGCACACTAACCTTAGCACTAGAAATAGGACAATCCATAAATGACATGCGTTTAGATGACGTACTAGACAAACTAAAAGCTATAATTCTATTTAAAGGAAAAGTAATAGACGTAAATAGAAAACTAGACAAAGGATTTTCAAAAGGAAATGTAACAATACAAGGATTAGAAAATAACAACATACTAAAAATTGATTTTCAAAACGAATTCCTATTAGCAACTATTAACAATGATATAATAGCATCAGTTCCAGATCTAATTACAGTATTAGATTTATTCACATTTAAACCTATAACCACAGACAGAATCAAATACGGACAAAAAGTTATAGTAGTAGGAATACCATCCAATAACAAACTTAGATCACCTAATGCATTAAAATATATAGGACCACGAGCATTCGGATACAACACCGACTTTATACCTTTAGAACAAAAGGTGAAGAAAATTGCCAATTAA